The genomic window CGCCCGGAAGCGCTTGGCGGCCGACTCTTTCCAAGTGATCCAACGAGATTCGGTCTCGTACTCCTCGGGGTCGAGCTCCGCGGGAGTGGTCGGTTCGTCGGTCATGTCGCGAATCTTCCCCGCATTCCGCTCCCTGAACCAGCCCCCAGGAACCACACAGCTCGGTCTCAGCGGCGCGACAGGGAGGTGGCCGAAAGTTGGCCCGTGGCAGCGACCCGAACGACCCCGACCGAACCTCCGCCGAATGAGACCTAGTCCACAGTTCGAGAAACTTTGCCGAATCGCGTAACGCCGGGGCCACCGCCCCTCGATACGAACCATGAACGCAGGACCCAGATCTATCGGGGAATGGAGAAAACAGTGCGCACCTCGTTTCCGACTTCCGTCTCCGCGGCCGACATGGACGCCGCGGCGCAGGACTACATCCAGCGCGGGTGGACGGTCGCCGAAACGGCCAACGGGATCTGCCTGATCACCGATGACGAGATTTCCGGCATCGAGGTCAGCGGAGAGCTGGCCGGTGCGGTCCGCCGCTTCCTGCGCGCCAACAACCTGTCCGGGCCGGTGATCGAGTACCCCGGCGCCGACCGTCGCGAGATCCACCTCGTCACCGGCCTGCGCAAGGCCGCGATGGCGCTGGAGGCGCTGCGCGAGGCGGGCGCCATCGTGTACACCGACGGCGCGGGCATCCCGCTGCCGCCGAGCAAGCTCTCGGCCGGTTCGGCTTGCTGGGGCGTCGCTCCGCACGAGGCCCGCTGGGTCCCGCCGGTGGTCGCGATCAGCGCCGCGGTCCGTTCGGCGGGCATCCGTCGCCGGGCTCAGCTGACCAGCGTCGCCTGCTGACCCGCTCCCCGAGGTAGGGGACGGCCCGCACTACCGACCCTGAACGACCGGCATCCGCCCGACGGATGCCGGTCGTCCTCATTTCCACCGCCGCCTCGCGGCTATGCGACATTTACCAAAAATGTCGCAAATTAGCCTTCCCTTCCGGACGGCCACCGGGTCAAGATGGGGTATGGCCCCGATCACAGAGCTCTCCCGCAACCTGTTGCGCACCTGCCCGCTGTGCGAAGCGGTATGCGGGCTGGAGATCACCCTCGACCGCGACGATCACGTCACCTCGATCCGCGGCGACAAGCAGGACCCCTTCAGCAAAGGCTTCATCTGTCCCAAAGGCGCCAGCCTCGGACACCTCGACGAGGACCCGGACCGCGTCACCGAACCGCTGATCCGCGACCGGGCGACCGGCGAACGGCGCACCGCGACCTGGGACGAGGCATTCGATTACATCGCCGAGCGCTTTCCGCCGATCGTCGCCGAGCACGGGAACCAGGCGGCCGCACTCTATTTGGGCAACCCGAACGCGCACACCGTGGCGGGCGCGCTGTACCTGCCGGTGCTGATCCGCGCGCTCGGCACCAAGAATCTGTTCTCCGCCAGCACCGCCGATCAGATGCCCAAGCAGGTGGCCAGCGGACTGATGTTCGGTGATCCGCTCACCGTGCCGGTGCCGGACCTGGACCGCACCGACTATCTGCTGATGCTCGGAGCCAATCCGCTCGAATCCAACGGATCGCTGTGCACCGCGCCCGATTTCCCAGGTCGCCTGAAGGCGCTGCGCCGCCGCGGCGGGAAGTTCGTCGTGGTGGACCCGCGGCTGACGCGCACCGCGAAGCTGGCCGACGAGCACCTTTTCGTCCGGCCGGGCACCGACGCGTACCTGTTGTTCGGCATCGTGCACACGCTCTTCGCCGAGGGACTGACCGACGTGCGGGTCGAGGTGGCCGGCTTGGACGAAGTGCGCGCGGCAGCCGCCGATTTCACGCCGGACGTCGTCGCGGCGCGCACGGGGGTGCCCGCCGAGACCGTCGTCCGCATCGCCCGAGAGCTGGCCGCCGCACCGACCGCGGCGGTCTACGCCAGGATCGGCACCTGCACCGCCGAATTCGGCACCCTCACCCAGTGGCTCGTCGACGTGCTCAACGTGCTCACCGGCAATCTGGACTCCCCCGGCGGCGCCATGTTCGCCACCGCCGCGGCGGGCGGCATCACCCGCACCAAACCGTTCCGCACCGGGCGCTGGACCAGCCGGGTGCGCGGGCTGCCCGAGTCCATGGGCGAACTTCCGGTGGCCACGCTCGCCGACGAGATCCGCACGCCGGGTGAGGGTCAGGTACGCGCCATGGTGACGGTCGCGGGCAATCCGGTGCTCTCCGCGCCGAGCGGGGCACGCCTGGACGAGGCGTTCGCCGGGCTGGAGTTCATGGTGAGCGTTGACCGCTACGTCAACGAGACGACCAAGCACGCCGATGTCATCCTGCCGCCGCCGCGCCCGCTCCAGTCCCCGCATTACGATTTCGCGCTGCTCCAATTCGCGGTCCGCAACTACGCGCGCTACTCGCGACCGCTGGTGCCGCTCGGCGACCGCCCGTCGGAGGCCGGGGTGCTCGCCCGGCTCGGCGCCGCGCTCACCGGCAAGCCGCACAACGGAACCGGGGACAGCGATCCGCTGACCATGGTGGACGAACTGATCATCGCCGGCATGCTGCACAAAGCGGGCATTCCGGAGCGTCGGCCGGAACTGCACGGGGAGACCAGCACCGAGCAGCGCCTCGATCTGATGCTGCGGCTCGGTCCCTACGGCGAATGGAACGGCGGCACGCTGAATCTGCGCGTGCTGCTGGACAATCCGCACGGCATCGATCTCGGGCCACTGCGGCCTCGGCTGCCGGAGGCGCTGCGCACCGCTTCGAAGCGGGTCGAGCTCGCGCCCGCACCGCTGCTCGCCGACGTGGCGCGGCTGCGCGCCAAACTGGCCGAGGACGCACCGGATTTCGTGCTGATCGGGCGGCGGCACCTGCGCTCCAACAACAGCTGGATGCACAACGTCGCGAGTCTGGTGAGCGGTACCAACCGGTGCACGTTGCAGATTCACCCCGACGACGTGAGCAGACTCGGACTCGGCGACCAGGCCGTGGTGAAGTCCGCGGCGGGCACGTTGACCGTGCCGCTCGAGCCGACCGAGGCGATCATGCCCGGCGTGGTGAGCCTGCCGCACGGCTGGGGCCACGACGGCAGCGCCCAGACGGTGGCCAAGGCCAACGCCGGGGTGAATGCCAATGCGCTGACCGATGATTCGGTGGTCGACGTGCCTTCGGGGAACGCGGTGTTCAACGGCGTGCCGGTGACGCTGACGCCCGCGTGAAATCGCACGCCGCGCCTGTCGCGGCGCCGACCGGCCGGAAACGATTCCGGCCGGTCGGAATTCAGCAAACTTGTGGAAAGCCTTGCGCTAACTTCACATCGAGTGCATCCTCGATGTCGGTTTCGCAGATTTGCCATGCCCGATCCCATTAAAATGGACAGGATTTCGGTCAAGTCGCGGTTCAGCGTCGAGTCGCGCGGTACCCGGATTCCGGCGACCAGAGGGGGCGCGATGCCCGGTACACGATGTGGCAGCGACGGCGAGCACGAACTACAGGAAAGATACGGTACACAGGGCAGAGCCGACCGATTCTACGCAGATCAGGTGGTCGATCGACTCAACGAGACGATGATCGAATTCATCGGCAGGATGGACATGGCGTTCATCGCCACCGCCGACAAACACGGTGAATGCGACACCAGCTTCCGCGCCGGCCCGCCCGGATTTCTGCACGTGCTGGACGACCGTACGGTCGCTTATCCGGAGTACCGCGGCAACGGCGTGATGGCCAGTCTCGGCAATATTCTGGAGAACCCGCACGTAGGCATCCTGCTAATGGATTTCGTGCGCGATCTCATCGGCCTGCACATCAACGGGTCGGCCCGCATCGTGGAGGACGAGACGCTGCGGCGCAGCGTGCCCGGCCTACCTTCGAACGTCAAGGGAAGGACCGCGGAACTCTGGGTCGTGGTCGACGTCGAGGAGGCATACATCCACTGCCGCAAACACATTCCGCACCTGGTGCCCGCGGAACGCGAGCAGCGGGACTGGGGCACCGACAACATACGGGCCAAGGGGGGCGACTACTTCGGTGTGAAAGCCCAGGCGCGCGCGGAACTCGCGGACCTACCGGACTCGGCGCCCGCGCTCGTCAGATGAGCGGAACTCTCGCGTTCGCCGTGCGCGGCTGGTGACGAGCTACGTCCGGCAGGCAAGCGGAACCCTTCCCATTCGTTCGGCCGTGCGCGGCCGGTGACGGACCGCGTCTTCGGACGGCGCCTCAGTGGATCTTGAAGATCACCAGCCGCTGCACGACGAAGTTGATGACGGTCGCGGTGCCCTGCGCGACGACGAACGCCAGCGGCACCCGCCACCACTGCTCGCCGATCGCGTAGTACAGCACCTGGTTGATGCCGACCTGCACGGCGAAGGTCGTGGCGTACAGCGCGACGACGGCGGCGAAGCGGGCGCGGCTCGGCGGCGCCTGGAACGTCCACCTGCGGTTGATCAGGTACGCCGTGGTGGTGCCCGCGATGAAGCCGATGGACTTGGCGAGCCAGACCGGCAGGCCCAGCGCGTACAGCAGGACGTACAGCCCGAAGTCCACGATCGCCGACAGGCCGCCGGTCACGGTGAACCGGATGATCTGCGTCTTCAGGTCGACATCGGTACCGGCGGGCTCGTCGACCAGCGGCAGTTCGGCCGGGAGCGGCAGGTGGGGTTCGGCTTGCACGCGCACGAGCGTAACGGGCGCGGCCGGACCTCGTCCGTCGTCTGCCCGCGCAGGGCGCGAACGCTGGAGAGACTCATCCCAGTGAGCGCCGGCGGACGAACTCCGCCCTCAGTCCGCGCACGGCCGGAGCGCAGGCGGAGGTGCTCCCATACTGACGAGTACGGTGAGATCGACCCCTCTCGCCGTCATGCCTGTAGCCTCTATGCCGATGTCCACGAAAGCTTCGACCGCCACCACGACGAACGGTGTCAGCGGGACCGCAGGTAGCACCGACAACGGCGCTGCGAGCGCCGACAGCTTCGCGCTGCCGACCCGGACCCTGGCGCTGACCGGGTGGGGTCGCACCGCGCCAACCTCCGCCGAAGTGCTCTCGACCAGCGATCCGGAAGTGATCGCCAAGGCCGTCGCCATGGTCGCCGAGGACAACGACGGCAAGCCCGCCCATCTACGCCGCGGCGTGATCGCCCGCGGGCTAGGCCGTTCCTACGGCGACAACGCCCAGAACGCGGGCGGCCTCGTCGTCGACATGACCGCGCTGAACAAGATCCACCGCATCGACCGCGACACCCGCCTGGTCGACGTGGACGCGGGCGTGAACCTCGACCAGCTGATGAAGGCCGCGCTGCCGTTCGGCCTGTGGGTCCCGGTGCTGCCCGGCACCAGGCAGGTCACCATCGGCGGCGCGATCGGCTCCGATATCCACGGCAAGAACCATCACAGCGCGGGCAGCTTCGGCAACCACGTGCGTTCGATGGAGCTGCTCACCGCCGACGGCACCGTGCAGCACATCACGCCGAAGAAGAACGCCAAGCTGTTCTGGGCCACCATCGGCGGCTGCGGTCTGACCGGCATCATCCTGCGCGCCACCATCGAGATGACGCCGACGGAGACCGCGTACTTCATCGCCGACGGTGATGTGACGCCGACGCTGGACGACACCATCGCCTTCCACAGCGACGGCTCCGAGGACCGCTACGAGTACAGCTCCGCGTGGTTCGACGCGATCAGCCCCGAACCCAAGCTGGGCCGGGCCGCGATCTCGCGCGGCAACCTGGCCAAGCTGGATCAGCTGCCGAAGAAGTTGCAGAAGGATCCGCTGCGGTTCAACGGCAAGACGTTCTTCACGCTGCCGGACGTGTTCCCGAACGGGCTGGCCAACAAGTACACCTTCACCCCGATCGGCGAGCTCTGGTACCGCAAGTCGGGCACCTACCGCGGCAAGGTGCAGAACCTGACGCAGTTCTATCACCCGCTCGACATGCTGGGTGAATGGAACCGCGGCTACGGCTCCAACGGCTTCCTGCAGTACCAGTTCGTGGTGCCGCCGGAGTCGGTGGACGAGTTCAAGCGGATCATCATCGATATCCAGCGGTCCGGGTTCTACTCGTTCCTCAATGTTTTCAAGCTCTTCGGCCCGGGTAACCAAGCGCCGCTGAGCTTCCCGATGCCCGGCTGGAACATCTGCGTCGACTTCCCGATCTCGGCGGGCCTCAACGAGTTCGTCACCGATCTGGACCGCCGGGTGCTCGAATTCGGCGGGCGGCTCTACACCGGCAAGGACTCGCGCACCACCGCCGAGACCTTCCACCAGATGTACCCGCGGATCGACGAGTGGATCAAGGTCCGCCGAAGTGTTGATCCCACAGGCGTTTTCATGTCCGATATGGCGAGAAGGCTGGAGCTTCAGTGATCAATGCCGTAGGCAACCCGCAGACCATCCTGCTGCTGGGCGGTACCTCGGAGATCGGGCTCGCGATCTGTGCCGAGTACCTGAAGAAGGGGCCGGCGCGGATCGTCCTCGCGACCCTGCCCAACGATCCGCTGCGCGAGGGCGCGGTGGCTCAGATGGAGGCCGCGGGCGCGAGCAAGGTCGAGGTCGTCGACTTCGACGCGCTCGACACCGACTCGCACCCGAAGGTGATCGACGCGGCCTGGTCCGGCGGTGACGTGGACGTCGCCATCGTGGCCTTCGGCTTGCTCGGCGACGCCGAACAACTGTGGCAGGACCAGCGCAAGGCCGTGCAGATCGCCGGAATCAACTACACCGCGGCGGTTTCCGTCGGCGTGCTGGTCGGCGAGAAGATGAAGGCGCAGGGTTACGGGCGCATCATCGCCATGTCCTCGGTGGCCGGTGAGCGGGTGCGCCGCTCCAACTTCGTCTACGGCTCGACCAAGGCCGGCCTGGACGGCTTCTACCTCGGCCTCGGCGAGGCGCTGCGCCCCTTCGGCCCCCGCGTCCTCGTCATCCGCCCCGGCCAGGTGCGCACCAAGACGACCCTGGACCACTGGAAGGCCACCGGCGCCAAGGAAGCCCCGTTCACCGTCGACAAGGAAGAAGTGGCGGCACTCGCCGTAGCGGCCTCCCAAAAGGGCAAGGAGCTCATCTGGGCCCCCGGCCCCGTCCGCTACCTCATGTCCATCATCCGCCACATCCCCCGCCCCATCTTCCGCAAACTCCCCCTCTGAGTTTCGGATCGCGCCCGGTCTTCGAGGCGCGCTGAGCTTGTTCCATCGAGCCGCGTTCGTCACCGCCCCGAGGCGCGGTACGGGCGCGGCTCGACGCTTGTCGGGCCGCGGTGACCTCCGCTGGATACCATCGTCGCGGTCCCGCGCCCGCGGAGCAGACCGTGCGCGGCGGGCATTCGGAAGACGAACGGAGTGATTCGTTGAGCGCCACCACACAACCGCAGACCGCGCCGAGCCGGGAGGGCAGCCGTATCGCGGCGCTGGCCCGGCAGGTTGGGGCCGGGGTGGGGGAAGGGGTGGTTGCGGCGGGGATGGCCGGGGTGGTGGCTGCCGTGGGGTTGTTCGCGTTTTCGTTGGTGGAGTGGCCTGCGTTCAATTCGTCGAATGTGACGCGGGCGTTGACGACGGTGGGGCAGGTGGGGGCGGCGGTGCTCGTTGTCGCCGCGGTGTGGTTGTTGCGGGTGCGGCGGTGGCCGTGGGTGGCGAAAGTGCTTTCGTGGGTGGGGATCTCGGCGTTCGTCACGGTGACGCTCGGGATGCCGTTGGCGGCGACGAAGCTGTACCTGTTCGGCGTTTCGGTGGATCAGGAGTTTCGGACCGAGTATCTGACGCGGCTCACCGACAGTGCGGCGCTGCGGGATATGACGTACGCGGATGTGCCGCCGTTCTATCCGGCGGGGTGGTTCTGGGTCGGCGGGCGCGTGGCGAATGTGCTCGGCATGGACGGCTGGGAGGCGTTCAAGCCGTACGCGATCGGGTCGCTGGCCGTGGCGGCCGTGCTCGCGCTGGTGCTGTGGACGCGACTGATTCGCGCCGACTGGGCCGTCGCGGTGACGGCGGCGACCACCGCGGTCACGGTGACGTACGCGTCGCCCGAGGCGTACAGCGCGGTGATCGTCGTGCTGTTGCCGCCCGCGTTGGTGCTGGCCTGGGGTGCGCTCTATCGGCCGGTCGAGGACGCGGCACGCGCCACCGCCGTCCGCGCGGACGGCACGAACCCGCCGAACGGACCTGGGGCGGTCGGTGCCGATCAGGTCGAGACGGATGATCGAGCCGCAACCGCGACGGCACCAGCCGCCCCGGTCACTCGCGCACCCCGGACCGCGGGAGGCTGGGGAGCGGTCGTCGGCGCGGGTCTGTTCCTCGGCGTCGCCGCCACGTTCTACACCCTGCACTTCCTGGTGGCCGCTTTCGCGATCGCGCTGATGGGTCTCGTCGCCGCGGTCGCCGAGGTGTACCAGCGGCGGGCCGCGCAACACCCCAGGGCCGCACGCCGCGCGGCGACCTCGCCGACCGCCGTTCCGTCCGGACCGGCGTGGCGGGCCGCCGTGCCGCCGCTGGTGCGTCTCGCGGCGATCGCGGTGATCTCCGGTCTGGTCGCGTCGGTGGTCTGGCTGCCGTATCTGCTGGAGTCGCTCACGACGACAACCCCCAGCTCCGGCACCGCCCTGCACTATCTCCCCGAGTCGGGCGCGGAACTCCCCCTGCCGATGACCGAGTTCACCCTGCTCGGCGGCCTGTGCCTGATCGGAACCGTGTGGCTGGTGGTGCGCGCGGGCTCCTCCCGGCGGGCGCAGGCGCTCGGCATCGGCGTGGTCGCGATCTACCTGTGGAGCCTGCTGTCCATGCTGGCGACTGCGGCCGGGACCACGCTGCTGTCGTTCCGGCTGGAGGCGCCGCTGCTCGTGCTGCTCGCGGCGGCGGGCGCGTTCGGTTTCGTCGAGGGGGCGCGGGCCGCGTACCAGGCGTTCAACGAACCCGCGCGGTTCCGGGTCGCCGTTGTCGCGCTCGCGATCGTCGGCGCGCTCGCGTTCGTCCAGGACATCCCGCACGTGCTGACCCCGGAGATCACCACCGCCTACACCGACACCGACGGCGACGGCAACCGCGCCGACAAGCGCCCGCCCTCGGCGGTCTCCTACTACGACGAGATCGACGCGGCGCTGCTCGCGCAGACCGGCCGCCCGCGCGACGAGTCGGTCGTCCTGACCGCCGACACCAGCTTCCTCTCCTTCTATCCGTACTGGGGTTTCCAGGCCCTCACCTCGCACTACGCGAACCCGCTCGCCCATTTCGCCGGCCGGGCGGCGACCATCAAGGACTGGAGCAAACTGGATTCGCCCGCGAAGCTGCTGGAGGCGATGGACAAGAGCCCGTGGCGCGCGCCGGACGCCTTCCTGTTCCGCCGCGGCGGCGACGCCTACACGTTGCGCCTGGCCGAGGACGTCTACCCGAACGACCCGAACGTCAAGCGCTACTCGGTGAGCTTCCCGAAGGAACTGTTCGAGGACCCGGCCTTCACCACCACCGATATCGGCCCCTTCACGCTGATCACCGTCCGGCGCTGATCGCCCAGCGAATAAAACAAGCAGGTCACAGGCTCGGCGGCCAGACAAATGTGTCGAGGCGGCGACTTCTGGGCAACCGAACTCTTGTTGCCAGGTTCCGCCCGGGCTCGGTGAGCGTGCGCTCCCGGCCTCCGGCGATACGTTGGCGGCTGATTTCCGGCAGGGCAGAGGGAGAGTTCGCGCGTGCTTTTGGACAGCGCCGATCGGGATACGACACAGCGATCGGCGGGAGGTAGCGCGGCCGCCAGGCCGGGCCTGCTCGAGCGCCCCGCGATCGCGCGACTGCGTGCCAACCGGGCGGATCTGCTGGCCGGCCTCGGCTATCTCGTCCTGGCCACCGCCGTGCTCTCCGGTCAATGGCGCGACACCGACAGCGGCTACCTGATCAAGAGCGGTCAGGACCAGACCATGTGGGAGTGGTTCTTCGCGGTGACCGCGCATTCGGTCGCACAGCTGGAGAGCCCGCTGGGGACGAACCTGCAGAATTTCCCGGCCGGGGTGAACATGATGGCCAACACGGCCATGTTCGGCGTCGGCGTCCCGCTCACGCCGGTCACCCTGCTCTTCGGTCCGACGGTCACGTTCGTGCTCGCGCTCACCCTCGGCTTAGCCACGACGGCCTACGCCTGGTACTGGCTGTTCGCGCGCGAACTGGTGAGCTCGCGCGCGGCCGCGGCGATCGGCGGCCTGTTCTGCGGGTTCGCCCCCGCGATGATCTCGCACGCCAACGCGCACCCGAACTTCGTCGCGCTGGCGCTGCTGCCGATCATCGCCGGACTGCTCATACGGTTAGCGCGCGCGGTCACCGATGCCGCGCCGCGCAACCGGATCAGGGACGCGATCGTGCTCGCCTTGCTCGTCGCCGCGCAGATCGCGCTCGGCGAGGAGCCGCTGCTGATCTTCGCCCTCGCGTTCGGGCTGTTCGTGGTCGTGTACCACCTGCACGAGCCCCGGCAAGGCGCGCGCGTGCTGCGTGCGCTCGCCCCGACGGTCGCCGCGGCCGCGGGACTCACCCTGCTGCTCACGGCGGTCCCGCTGTGGTGGCAGTTCTTCGGTCCGCAGAGCTATCGCTCGATCGACCACGGTCCGATGGGCAACGATCTGAAGACCCTGGTGCAGTTCCCGTCCGAATCCCTCGGCGGCGCGTGGGCTCCCGGCCAGTACGTGGCGATCAACGAGACCGAACAGAACGCCTACTTCGGCTGGCCGCTGCTGCTGGTGCTGACCGCCACCGTGGCGCTGCTCTGGCGCGATCGGGTGGTGCGCGCGGCGGCCGTGGTGATCGCGGTGTTCGGCGTGCTCTCGCTCGGCTCCGTTGCCACCGTCGGCAAGCGCCCGACCGGCGTCGAATTGCCGTGGGCGCTGGCCGAGCGGGTCCCGCTGCTGAATTCGGTGCTGGAGACCCGGCTGACGATGGCCGCCGTGCCCGCGATCGCCGCGGTGTTCGCGCTGGCCTCCGATCGCGCCGTCGCGTCCTGGAAACAGTCGGCGGCGGACTGGAAGCCGCTGGCCTGGTTCACGGCGCTGACCTTCGCGCTGGTGCCGCTGACGCCGACCGTCCTGCCCGTGACCGAACGCGCGCCCGCGCCGCGCTTCTTCACCGACGGGGCGGTGCGGCAGTACGTGGACGACGGCTCGGTCGTCGTGATCCCGCCCCCGCGTCCGCCCGACGCGCGAGCGCTGCGCTGGCAGGCCGACGCGAACTTCGTATTCCCGCTCGCCGACGGCTATTTCGTCGGACCGACCGGAGCCGAGAAGAAGGGCAGCTACGGACCCGAGGCCCGGCGGACCGCCATGCTCCTGGTGAAAGCGCAGGACACCGGGGCCGTGCCGCCGATCGGCGCCGAGGAGCGGGCCGCGGCGCTGGCGGATCTGCGGTACTGGCGGGCCGACGTGCTCGTGCTACCGACCGCGAAGAATTCCGACGTGCTCGCCAGCGCCGTCACCCAGCTGCTGGGCTTCGCCCCGGCGCGCGTCGACGACGTGTGGATCTGGGACGTCCGCGCGCTGGACTGAACCGGAGCGGATGCGGAGGTACGCCGAATAGGCGCAGCCGGACGAAGTCCGTCCGAAACCCGCGCACGGCCGGAGCGAATGCGGAGGTACGCCTAGCATGAACGATCGTGCGACCGGACCGATCTACTCGAGCGTTCACCCGATACCGCCTGATCGCCCTCGTCTCCGGACTTCTCGGATTCGTGCTGGCCCTGCTCACGCCGCTGTTGCCGGTGGAGCAGGACCGGGCGACGCTGGACTGGCCCCAGCCGGGCGCCACCGACGTCGAGGCGCCGCTGGTGTCGTATGTGCCGATGCGGCTGGAGGCCACGCTGCCGTGCTCGACGCTCCAGTCCGGCGCCGCCACGCTGCTGTCCACCATCCCGGCCGCCTCCGGCCAGGCCAACAGCAAGGGCCTGGTGGTCTCGATCGCGGACGGCACGCTCTCGGTGCTGCAACGCGACATTCCGCTGCTGTCCGCGCCGGTGGCCGAGATCGGGGCGTGCGGCGGGATCGAGATCGTCTCGACCGCGGCCGCGACCACGGTCGAGTTCACCGGCGTACGACGCGAAGACGGCACCGCCTTCCGCAACACGATCGACCGTGACATCCGCCCGCAGGTGGTCGGCGTGTTCACCGATCTGACCGCCGAACAGCTCGGCGGCGCGAAGCTGCGCGCCGACATCGACTCCCGGTTCTCCTCCACACCGAGCGCACTGAAACTGGCCGCCATGATCGCGGCCGCGGTCTGCACGATCATCGCGCTCGTCGCACTGCACCTGCTCGACACCGGCGACGGCAGGCGAGCGCGCCGCTTCCTGCCCGCGCACTGGTGGCGCTTCTCCCCCGCCGACGCCGTGGTACTCGGCGCGCTGGCGGCCTGGCACGTCATCGGCGCGAACACCTCCGACGACGGCTACATCCTCAATATGGCTCGCGCCTCGGAGCATTCGGGCTACATGGCCAACTACTACCGTTGGTTCGCGGTGCCGGAGGCCCCGTTCGGCTGGTCCTACGAGGTGCTGGCCTGGATGACCAAGATTTCCGACGCCAGCCCGTGGATGCGCCTGCCGACGCTGCTCGCCGGGATCGTGTCCTGGCTGGTGATCAGCCGAGAGGTGCTGCCGCGCCTGGGCGCTCGGGTGCGCCGCGACCGGGTCGCGCTGTGGACGGCGGGACTGGTCTTCCTCGCCTTCTGGCTCCCCTACGACAACGGACTGCGCCCGGAACCGCTGATCGCCGCGGGCGCGCTGCTCACCTGGTGCTCCATCGAGCGCGCCATCGCCACCGGCAGGCTGCTGCCCGCCGCCGTCGCCGTGCTCATCGCGGCCTTCTCGCTCGCGGCCGGTCCGACCGGCCTGATCTGCGTCGCCGCGCTGATCGCCGGATCGCGGCCGGTGCTCGAGATCATCGTGAAGCGGGCGCGCGGCTCCGCGACGGACTCGTTCGGCGCCAAGGTCTTCCGCTACTCGGCGCTGGTGTTTCCGGGGCTCGCGGCCGGAACCCTCGTGCTGATCGCGGTTTTCGCCGATCAGACGCTGTCGACGGTCATGGAGGCGACCCGCGTGCGCACCGTCGTCGGCCCGAACGTGGCCTGGTTCGACGAGCGAACCCGCTGGGACTCGCTGCTCATGCTCGCGCCGGACGGCTCGCTGTCCCGGCGTTTCGGCGTGCTGCTCATGCTGCTGTGCCTGCTGGTCTGCGTGCTCCAAGTGCTGCGCAAGGGCCGCATACCCGGCACCTCGCGCGGTCCTTCGGTGCGCATCCTCGGCATCGTGTTCGCCTCGCTGTTCCTGATGATGTTCACGCCGACCAAGTGGACTCACCACTTCGGCGTCTACGCGGGCCTGGCCGGATCGCTCGCGGCGCTGGCCGCCGTCGCGGTGGGAACCGCGGCGATTCGCTCCGCCCGCAACCGTGCGCTGTTCGCCGCCGCCGTGCTGTTCCTGCTCGCGATCACCTTCACCGGCTCCAACGGCTGGTGGTACGTCTCCAGCTACGGCGTGCCGTGGTGGGACAAGGCGCCGCTGGTGGCGGGCAAGGGCATCTCGACGCTGTTCCTCGGTCTGACCGGCGTCGCGCTGCTGCTCGCGCTCTGGTTCCACTACCGCGAGCCCTACCGGCGCGAAAGGACCAAGCCCGCCAACGGTTTCGACCGGCTGGCGTCCGCGCCGCTGACCATCGCCGCCGCGCTGCTCGTGCTGTTCGAGTTCGCCTCGCTCGCCAAGGCCGCGGCGACCCAGTACCCGGCGTACTCGATCGCCAAGTCGAATGTCGAATCCCTGCGCGGCAATCCGTGCGCGCTGG from Nocardia bhagyanarayanae includes these protein-coding regions:
- a CDS encoding molybdopterin oxidoreductase family protein, yielding MAPITELSRNLLRTCPLCEAVCGLEITLDRDDHVTSIRGDKQDPFSKGFICPKGASLGHLDEDPDRVTEPLIRDRATGERRTATWDEAFDYIAERFPPIVAEHGNQAAALYLGNPNAHTVAGALYLPVLIRALGTKNLFSASTADQMPKQVASGLMFGDPLTVPVPDLDRTDYLLMLGANPLESNGSLCTAPDFPGRLKALRRRGGKFVVVDPRLTRTAKLADEHLFVRPGTDAYLLFGIVHTLFAEGLTDVRVEVAGLDEVRAAAADFTPDVVAARTGVPAETVVRIARELAAAPTAAVYARIGTCTAEFGTLTQWLVDVLNVLTGNLDSPGGAMFATAAAGGITRTKPFRTGRWTSRVRGLPESMGELPVATLADEIRTPGEGQVRAMVTVAGNPVLSAPSGARLDEAFAGLEFMVSVDRYVNETTKHADVILPPPRPLQSPHYDFALLQFAVRNYARYSRPLVPLGDRPSEAGVLARLGAALTGKPHNGTGDSDPLTMVDELIIAGMLHKAGIPERRPELHGETSTEQRLDLMLRLGPYGEWNGGTLNLRVLLDNPHGIDLGPLRPRLPEALRTASKRVELAPAPLLADVARLRAKLAEDAPDFVLIGRRHLRSNNSWMHNVASLVSGTNRCTLQIHPDDVSRLGLGDQAVVKSAAGTLTVPLEPTEAIMPGVVSLPHGWGHDGSAQTVAKANAGVNANALTDDSVVDVPSGNAVFNGVPVTLTPA
- a CDS encoding pyridoxamine 5'-phosphate oxidase family protein, which gives rise to MPGTRCGSDGEHELQERYGTQGRADRFYADQVVDRLNETMIEFIGRMDMAFIATADKHGECDTSFRAGPPGFLHVLDDRTVAYPEYRGNGVMASLGNILENPHVGILLMDFVRDLIGLHINGSARIVEDETLRRSVPGLPSNVKGRTAELWVVVDVEEAYIHCRKHIPHLVPAEREQRDWGTDNIRAKGGDYFGVKAQARAELADLPDSAPALVR
- a CDS encoding GtrA family protein, which encodes MRVQAEPHLPLPAELPLVDEPAGTDVDLKTQIIRFTVTGGLSAIVDFGLYVLLYALGLPVWLAKSIGFIAGTTTAYLINRRWTFQAPPSRARFAAVVALYATTFAVQVGINQVLYYAIGEQWWRVPLAFVVAQGTATVINFVVQRLVIFKIH
- a CDS encoding FAD-binding oxidoreductase codes for the protein MPMSTKASTATTTNGVSGTAGSTDNGAASADSFALPTRTLALTGWGRTAPTSAEVLSTSDPEVIAKAVAMVAEDNDGKPAHLRRGVIARGLGRSYGDNAQNAGGLVVDMTALNKIHRIDRDTRLVDVDAGVNLDQLMKAALPFGLWVPVLPGTRQVTIGGAIGSDIHGKNHHSAGSFGNHVRSMELLTADGTVQHITPKKNAKLFWATIGGCGLTGIILRATIEMTPTETAYFIADGDVTPTLDDTIAFHSDGSEDRYEYSSAWFDAISPEPKLGRAAISRGNLAKLDQLPKKLQKDPLRFNGKTFFTLPDVFPNGLANKYTFTPIGELWYRKSGTYRGKVQNLTQFYHPLDMLGEWNRGYGSNGFLQYQFVVPPESVDEFKRIIIDIQRSGFYSFLNVFKLFGPGNQAPLSFPMPGWNICVDFPISAGLNEFVTDLDRRVLEFGGRLYTGKDSRTTAETFHQMYPRIDEWIKVRRSVDPTGVFMSDMARRLELQ
- a CDS encoding decaprenylphospho-beta-D-erythro-pentofuranosid-2-ulose 2-reductase codes for the protein MINAVGNPQTILLLGGTSEIGLAICAEYLKKGPARIVLATLPNDPLREGAVAQMEAAGASKVEVVDFDALDTDSHPKVIDAAWSGGDVDVAIVAFGLLGDAEQLWQDQRKAVQIAGINYTAAVSVGVLVGEKMKAQGYGRIIAMSSVAGERVRRSNFVYGSTKAGLDGFYLGLGEALRPFGPRVLVIRPGQVRTKTTLDHWKATGAKEAPFTVDKEEVAALAVAASQKGKELIWAPGPVRYLMSIIRHIPRPIFRKLPL